Proteins encoded by one window of Bos javanicus breed banteng chromosome 22, ARS-OSU_banteng_1.0, whole genome shotgun sequence:
- the GATA2 gene encoding endothelial transcription factor GATA-2 yields MEVAPEQPRWMAHPAVLNAQHPDSHHPGLPHNYMEPAQLLPPDEVDVFFNHLDSQGNPYYANPAHARARVSYSPAHARLTGGQMCRPHLLHSPGLPWLDGGKAALSAAAAHHHNPWTVSPFSKTPLHPSAAGGPGGPLSVYPGAGAGGGGGSGSVASLTPTAAHSGTHLFGFPPTPPKEVSPDPSTTGATSPASSSAGGSAAPRGDDKDGIKYQVPLGESMKMEGGSPLRPSLAAMGTQPATHHPIPTYPSYVPAAAHDYSSGLFHPGGFLGGPASSFTPKQRSKARSCSEGRECVNCGATATPLWRRDGTGHYLCNACGLYHKMNGQNRPLIKPKRRLSAARRAGTCCANCQTTTTTLWRRNANGDPVCNACGLYYKLHNVNRPLTMKKEGIQTRNRKMSSKSKKSKKGSECFEELSRCVQDKASPFSAAALAGHMAPVGHLPPFSHSGHILPTPTPIHPPSSLSFGHPHPSSMVTAMG; encoded by the exons ATGGAGGTGGCTCCCGAGCAGCCGCGCTGGATGGCGCACCCCGCCGTGCTGAACGCGCAGCACCCCGACTCGCACCACCCGGGCCTGCCGCACAACTACATGGAGCCGGCGCAGCTGCTGCCGCCCGACGAGGTGGACGTCTTCTTCAACCACCTCGACTCGCAGGGCAACCCCTACTACGCCAACCCGGcccacgcgcgcgcgcgcgtctCCTACAGCCCGGCGCACG CCCGCCTGACCGGAGGCCAGATGTGCCGGCCGCACTTGCTGCACAGCCCGGGGCTGCCCTGGCTGGACGGGGGCAAGGCAGCCCTCTCCGCGGCCGCTGCGCACCACCACAACCCCTGGACCGTGAGCCCCTTCTCCAAGACGCCCCTGCACCCCTCGGCCGCCGGAGGCCCCGGGGGGCCCCTGTCCGTGTAcccgggggcgggggctgggggcgggggcggcagcGGCTCAGTGGCCTCCCTGACCCCCACCGCAGCCCACTCGGGCACCCACCTCTTCGGCTTCCCGCCCACGCCCCCCAAGGAAGTGTCTCCGGACCCCAGCACCACCGGGGCCACCTCGCCGGCCTCCTCCTCGGCAGGGGGGAGTGCCGCCCCCAGGGGGGACGACAAGGATGGCATCAAGTACCAGGTGCCGCTGGGCGAGAGCATGAAGATGGAAGGCGGCAGCCCCCTGCGCCCGAGCCTGGCCGCCATGGGCACCCAGCCTGCCACtcaccaccccatccccacctaCCCCTCCTACGTGCCAGCTGCCGCCCACGACTACAGCAGTGGGCTCTTCCACCCcggaggcttcctgggtggcccgGCCTCCAGCTTCACCCCGAAGCAGCGGAGCAAGGCCCGCTCCTGCTCAG AAGGCCGGGAGTGCGTCAACTGCGGGGCCACAGCCACCCCTCTGTGGCGGCGGGACGGCACCGGGCACTACCTGTGCAACGCCTGCGGCCTCTACCACAAGATGAACGGGCAGAACCGGCCGCTCATCAAGCCCAAGCGGAGGCTG tcGGCTGCCAGGAGAGCAGGCACCTGTTGCGCAAACTGTCAGACGACGACCACCACGCTGTGGCGCCGGAACGCCAACGGGGACCCCGTGTGCAACGCCTGCGGCCTCTACTACAAGCTACACAAC GTGAACAGGCCGCTGACCATGAAGAAGGAAGGCATCCAGACCCGGAACCGGAAGATGTCCAGCAAGTCCAAGAAGAGCAAGAAGGGGTCCGAGTGCTTCGAGGAGCTGTCCAGGTGTGTGCAGGACAAGGCCTCCCCGTTCAGCGCCGCCGCCCTGGCGGGGCACATGGCGCCTGTGGGCCACCTGCCGCCCTTCAGCCACTCCGGTCACATCCTGCCCACACCGACGCCCATCCACCCCCCCTCCAGCCTCTCCTTCGGCCACCCCCACCCATCCAGCATGGTGACCGCCATGGGCTAG